A part of Daphnia pulex isolate KAP4 chromosome 6, ASM2113471v1 genomic DNA contains:
- the LOC124195416 gene encoding tubulin polymerization-promoting protein homolog produces MADVNTKSSPDGLNGEQPLQSLKDELPEVSAPEGAPVIAPTMTETVAVPASPRPGSGAKNPLTELFRAFAKFGDSKADGKAISLSQSDKWMKQAKVIDGKKITATDTGIYFKKHKSLKLGLADYQKFLEELAKAKKVELTEIREKMIQCGPPGTTGTTVTMKTAAVDRLTDSAKYTGSSRMRFDESGRGRGMDGRRDKPDGSGYVQGYDNKNSYDKSH; encoded by the exons atggcTGATGTCAACACTAAGTCGTCACCAGACGGTTTGAACGGTGAGCAACCACTCCAGTCGCTGAAAGATGAACTGCCCGAGGTTTCAGCTCCGGAAGGGGCTCCTGTAATAGCCCCCACCATGACTGAGACTGTTGCTGTTCCGGCTTCTCCTCGTCCCGGATCAGGTGCCAAGAATCCATTGACGGAGCTCTTCCGCGCATTTGCGAAATTCGGCGACAGCAAAGCCGATGGCAAGGCGATTTCTTTGTCGCAGAGTGACAAATG GATGAAACAAGCCAAAGTTATTGACGGCAAGAAAATCACGGCCACCGACACCGGCATCTACTTCAAAAAACACAA GTCACTCAAGCTGGGACTGGCAGACTACCAAAAGTTTCTGGAGGAACTGGCTAAGGCCAAAAAAGTCGAGCTGACTGAAATCAGAGAGAAGATGATCCAATGCGGACCCCCAGGAACGACCGGAACTACA GTCACCATGAAAACGGCCGCAGTGGACAGACTTACAGACTCTGCAAAGTACACCGGATCTAGT CGGATGCGGTTTGATGAGAGCGGGCGCGGTCGCGGGATGGATGGGAGGCGAGACAAACCTGACGGTTCCGGATACGTTCAAGGCTATGACAATAAGAACTCTTACGATAAGagtcattaa